The following are encoded together in the Planococcus antarcticus DSM 14505 genome:
- a CDS encoding ABC transporter ATP-binding protein, producing MISFNHVTKKYGEDITAINDVDFTVEQGKIVVLLGPSGCGKTTLLRMVNRLESISEGEIIIDNENSKDLNPIELRRKIGYVIQSNGLFPNMTIEENVMLVPDLLGWSKKDKRERFEYLMNLIGLDVKDYGKRFPHELSGGQQQRIGVVRALAADPPVMLMDEPFGALDPIIRDKIQEEFLQIQREVKKTILFVSHDIDEAIKMADKIVLLRDGEIMQFDTPSEMLAHPKNEFVSQFFGKDRAIKSLSLHTVENLREVIGLGPVDESVQDTKTINVHQDLRNTLSMLLNQEADQVIVKDDQGESIGTITIDLVQKYLHFEIKGKMSVSQEG from the coding sequence ATGATTTCATTTAATCATGTAACAAAAAAGTACGGAGAAGATATAACAGCGATCAACGATGTTGATTTTACTGTTGAACAAGGGAAAATTGTCGTGTTGCTTGGCCCCTCAGGCTGTGGAAAAACAACATTGTTAAGAATGGTCAACCGGTTGGAGTCTATTTCAGAAGGCGAAATCATTATCGATAATGAAAACTCCAAGGATTTGAACCCCATTGAATTAAGAAGAAAAATCGGATATGTCATTCAAAGCAACGGGCTTTTCCCGAATATGACGATTGAAGAAAACGTTATGCTGGTTCCAGACCTTCTGGGGTGGAGCAAAAAAGACAAGCGGGAACGCTTCGAGTACTTGATGAATCTGATCGGACTGGATGTCAAAGATTACGGAAAGCGCTTTCCTCACGAATTGTCGGGCGGCCAGCAACAGCGCATCGGCGTGGTGCGCGCACTTGCCGCCGATCCTCCGGTTATGCTGATGGATGAACCGTTCGGCGCGCTTGACCCGATTATTCGCGACAAGATACAGGAAGAGTTTTTGCAAATCCAGCGTGAAGTGAAAAAGACGATTCTTTTTGTCAGCCACGATATCGACGAAGCGATCAAAATGGCGGATAAAATCGTGCTGTTGCGCGACGGTGAAATTATGCAATTCGATACGCCTTCGGAAATGTTGGCGCATCCGAAAAATGAATTTGTTTCCCAGTTTTTCGGCAAAGACCGTGCCATTAAGAGCTTAAGCTTGCATACGGTTGAAAATTTGAGGGAAGTCATCGGACTTGGTCCTGTTGATGAATCCGTCCAAGATACAAAAACGATCAATGTGCATCAGGATTTACGTAATACATTGTCAATGCTGTTGAACCAGGAAGCTGATCAAGTTATTGTAAAAGATGATCAAGGTGAAAGCATCGGAACGATTACAATCGATCTTGTCCAAAAATACCTGCATTTTGAAATAAAAGGGAAGATGTCCGTCTCCCAGGAAGGGTGA
- the tenI gene encoding thiazole tautomerase TenI, with protein sequence MENNKLHIISTGKQKPELLADIVGRIHPYIDCIHLREKTKTAKEIYKMVELLIDQQVPLSKIVINDRADVAYVSNAKGVQLAYHSLPVEIVKRKFSNLTVGCSVHSIEEAQMAEQQGADYLIFGHVYSTQSKPGLRPKGIDQLRSVSESVSIPVIAIGGIMPANIKDVIKAGTQGVAIMSGILEAKDPFETVQQYRSYLSS encoded by the coding sequence ATGGAGAATAATAAGCTGCATATTATTTCAACAGGAAAGCAAAAGCCGGAACTATTAGCAGATATTGTCGGTAGGATTCATCCTTACATCGATTGCATACATCTTCGTGAAAAAACGAAAACAGCAAAAGAAATATATAAAATGGTCGAGCTTTTAATAGATCAACAAGTTCCTCTTTCAAAAATAGTGATTAATGACAGGGCGGATGTTGCCTATGTTTCAAATGCAAAAGGAGTTCAATTAGCCTATCATTCGCTACCTGTCGAAATTGTAAAAAGAAAATTTTCGAATTTAACAGTTGGCTGTTCCGTTCATTCTATTGAAGAAGCTCAAATGGCCGAGCAACAAGGAGCGGATTATCTAATTTTTGGCCATGTGTATTCGACTCAATCAAAACCAGGGCTACGTCCAAAAGGGATAGATCAGTTAAGGTCCGTTTCTGAATCAGTTTCAATCCCAGTCATTGCGATTGGTGGAATAATGCCGGCGAATATTAAAGATGTTATCAAAGCAGGAACACAAGGAGTCGCTATAATGTCAGGGATATTAGAAGCAAAAGACCCCTTTGAGACGGTACAGCAATATCGGTCCTATTTGTCTAGCTAA
- a CDS encoding GNAT family N-acetyltransferase, with protein sequence MNTTLEKKYIPLADYFSTSTNPTITLHFTEIEKIMGQNLPHSAYLNHSWWKKTKAPAKHFQAWTDAGYTVNHVEPNRYVIFERIDLLNKKEAIKNNEDILLIRSAGHGDARFLADLQKSIEGESDFLLYGKEERALSTQKVRKQIIEWKQSGHSIIFLAILNGQHVGYLMVKGNDAKRATHRAELRLAIQANSQGKGIASSLLQKAEEWAITKAISRLELTVLEANVPARTLYEKNGYESEGIRRNSMIIHNEPQNEIYMAKMLAY encoded by the coding sequence ATGAACACGACATTAGAAAAGAAATATATCCCATTAGCAGACTATTTTTCAACATCAACAAACCCGACTATTACATTACATTTTACTGAAATCGAAAAGATTATGGGGCAAAATCTCCCTCATAGTGCTTACCTCAATCACAGCTGGTGGAAAAAGACGAAAGCACCCGCTAAGCATTTTCAGGCCTGGACAGATGCAGGCTACACCGTCAATCACGTTGAACCTAATCGCTATGTCATTTTTGAGAGGATAGATCTTTTGAATAAAAAAGAAGCAATCAAAAACAATGAAGACATCTTACTCATACGCTCTGCCGGACACGGTGATGCCCGTTTTCTCGCAGATTTACAGAAAAGCATCGAAGGAGAATCAGACTTTTTACTGTACGGAAAAGAGGAGCGCGCACTGTCGACACAAAAAGTGAGAAAGCAAATTATTGAGTGGAAGCAAAGCGGCCATTCGATCATCTTTCTTGCTATTCTAAATGGACAGCACGTTGGCTACTTGATGGTCAAGGGCAATGATGCCAAACGAGCCACGCATCGCGCTGAACTGCGCCTTGCCATTCAAGCAAATTCGCAAGGCAAAGGAATCGCATCCTCGCTTCTTCAGAAAGCAGAGGAATGGGCAATCACAAAAGCCATCAGTAGACTTGAACTCACTGTTTTAGAGGCAAATGTTCCAGCTCGAACGCTTTACGAAAAAAATGGTTACGAATCAGAAGGCATTCGCAGAAACTCCATGATCATTCACAACGAACCGCAAAATGAAATTTACATGGCCAAGATGTTGGCTTACTAA
- a CDS encoding ABC transporter permease, whose translation MEKWARFLEVNASRILELTIDHAILVSLAIIVALLIGIPLGIYLTTNQYLADTVLQIASITLTIPSIALFGVMIPIFSLINQGIGFVPAFVALVLYSQLPIIRNTYTGIKNVNPEMRDAAIGMGMKTHQRLLRVEIPNALPVIMAGVRTAVVMNIGIAVIASYIGAGGLGILITQGISRGDNYLIISGSIAVAILAIIADSILLLIQKRFTIKGLVD comes from the coding sequence ATGGAAAAGTGGGCACGTTTTCTTGAGGTGAACGCTTCTCGTATTTTAGAATTGACAATTGACCATGCCATACTTGTTTCGTTGGCAATTATCGTGGCGCTATTGATCGGCATCCCGCTCGGCATTTACTTGACCACGAACCAATACCTTGCAGACACAGTTCTTCAAATTGCTTCTATTACATTGACGATTCCCAGCATTGCACTTTTTGGTGTGATGATTCCTATCTTTTCTCTGATCAACCAGGGAATTGGATTTGTACCAGCTTTTGTAGCATTGGTATTGTATTCACAGCTGCCGATTATCCGTAATACCTATACGGGCATAAAGAATGTCAACCCGGAAATGCGTGATGCTGCCATCGGCATGGGCATGAAAACGCATCAGCGTTTGTTGCGTGTCGAGATTCCGAATGCATTGCCAGTTATTATGGCTGGTGTCCGGACCGCGGTTGTCATGAATATCGGAATAGCTGTCATCGCTTCTTACATAGGTGCTGGCGGTCTTGGCATTCTGATTACACAAGGGATCAGCAGAGGCGACAATTATTTGATCATCAGTGGCTCCATCGCTGTTGCGATACTTGCGATCATTGCGGATTCTATCTTACTATTGATTCAAAAACGTTTTACGATAAAAGGATTAGTCGATTAA
- a CDS encoding ABC transporter permease, with protein MNRKKLIGNMVRYSLYALVAAFFIWAISNNYFDYIFTQSETFLVLLRQHIVLVLVSSLLAILIAVPAGILITRPKFKKAEWLVSNVVNLGQTIPSLAVLALMISILGIGFQTAVFALFIYSILPIFRNTVAGIDSIDKNMIDAAKGMGMKPHQILFRIELPNSAYSILAGIRTAVVLNIGTAALAYVVGAGGLGVWIFTGINLFDNGFLISGAIPVTLLAILADYILRKVEYVVVPKGSRRIEKA; from the coding sequence GTGAATCGCAAAAAGTTGATAGGTAATATGGTAAGATACTCGCTTTATGCATTGGTCGCCGCATTTTTTATCTGGGCGATTTCCAATAACTATTTTGACTATATCTTCACTCAATCGGAAACATTTTTGGTGTTGTTGAGACAACATATTGTACTGGTGCTGGTTTCTTCACTACTCGCTATTTTAATAGCGGTGCCGGCCGGCATTCTCATCACCAGACCGAAATTCAAAAAAGCGGAATGGCTGGTTTCCAATGTCGTTAATTTGGGACAAACAATTCCCAGTCTGGCAGTCCTTGCGCTAATGATCAGTATTTTAGGCATTGGATTTCAAACAGCAGTTTTCGCGCTGTTCATTTATTCGATTCTGCCTATCTTCAGAAACACAGTGGCAGGCATTGACTCTATTGACAAGAACATGATCGATGCGGCAAAAGGGATGGGCATGAAACCACATCAGATTTTATTTCGCATCGAACTTCCCAATTCAGCTTACTCAATTCTTGCAGGTATCCGGACGGCTGTCGTATTGAATATTGGTACAGCGGCTCTTGCCTATGTAGTGGGTGCAGGTGGTCTTGGAGTTTGGATATTTACCGGAATTAACTTGTTTGATAACGGTTTCCTGATTTCTGGAGCCATACCGGTAACTCTATTGGCGATTCTGGCTGATTATATACTGCGTAAAGTGGAATATGTTGTTGTGCCAAAAGGATCAAGGCGTATTGAGAAAGCGTAG
- a CDS encoding ABC transporter substrate-binding protein produces the protein MIKSLKLIPLLIITVILSGCSGFGVAGKEVTVGGKNFTEQYLLSEMTAFLLVEEGFKVNQMNNLGSSVVRSALENGQVDMMWEYTGTALITYMGEESIADPEAAFQKVKEIDSENDIHWMNMSGVNNTYALVMRSEQSEELGIKSISDLSAYINDNPGELTMAADAEFANRSDGLPGVEETYGFEFGSGQVRQMDLGLTQRTLNNEQVDVSVAFETDATVRSYDLVVLEDDKQFFPPYRAAVAINQEVYEEYPEIEEITARLAENLNSDIMRELNYLVDVEGQSVSVVAYEWLVENGFLEEE, from the coding sequence GTGATTAAATCACTCAAACTTATCCCTCTGCTGATCATCACGGTAATCCTGTCGGGCTGTTCGGGCTTTGGAGTTGCAGGAAAAGAAGTGACTGTAGGGGGCAAAAACTTTACTGAACAATATTTATTGTCAGAGATGACGGCTTTCTTATTAGTAGAAGAAGGATTCAAAGTCAACCAAATGAACAACCTGGGCAGCAGTGTTGTTCGCTCAGCACTAGAAAACGGTCAAGTGGACATGATGTGGGAATACACAGGAACGGCGCTCATCACTTATATGGGCGAAGAATCCATCGCTGATCCCGAGGCTGCTTTTCAAAAGGTGAAAGAAATTGATAGCGAAAACGACATCCACTGGATGAATATGTCGGGAGTCAACAACACCTATGCGCTCGTCATGAGAAGCGAGCAATCGGAAGAGCTCGGGATCAAATCCATTAGTGACCTGTCAGCCTATATTAATGATAATCCTGGTGAGTTAACGATGGCTGCCGATGCTGAATTTGCGAATCGTTCAGACGGCTTACCAGGGGTAGAAGAGACCTATGGCTTTGAATTCGGTTCCGGCCAAGTACGCCAAATGGATCTGGGTTTGACACAGCGGACGTTGAACAATGAACAGGTTGACGTTTCAGTAGCCTTTGAAACAGATGCCACTGTTAGAAGTTATGACCTAGTGGTATTGGAGGACGACAAACAATTCTTCCCTCCATACAGAGCAGCTGTGGCGATCAATCAAGAGGTATATGAAGAATATCCCGAAATTGAAGAAATCACAGCTCGTTTGGCAGAAAACTTAAACAGCGACATTATGAGAGAGTTGAATTATTTAGTTGACGTTGAAGGACAGAGTGTTTCAGTTGTTGCTTATGAGTGGCTTGTTGAAAATGGCTTTCTGGAAGAAGAGTAG
- a CDS encoding helix-turn-helix domain-containing protein, whose protein sequence is MDVIHRACKFRLYPDQELQMAKRFDCFRWLLKTTVEKPPLQTTGDGVM, encoded by the coding sequence ATGGATGTGATCCACAGAGCCTGTAAATTCCGTCTCTATCCTGACCAGGAATTGCAGATGGCCAAAAGATTCGACTGTTTTCGTTGGCTACTAAAAACAACAGTCGAGAAGCCCCCACTTCAAACAACCGGCGATGGCGTTATGTAG